A genomic region of Vitis vinifera cultivar Pinot Noir 40024 chromosome 7, ASM3070453v1 contains the following coding sequences:
- the LOC100244820 gene encoding basic blue protein: MALQGRCSANHAIALTTILVFVLLHVKASQATTFMVGDSSGWTFNINNWASGKKFKAGDKLVFKYNPSFHNVVAIDEDGYNGCSTASPSSKIYSTGNDAVKLLKGHNYFICGVPGHCDMGLKIRVNAS, translated from the exons ATGGCTCTTCAGGGAAGATGCAGTGCAAACCATGCTATAGCTCTTACTACCATTCTTGTTTTTGTGCTGCTTCATGTCAAGGCCTCTCAGGCAACTACCTTCATGGTTGGCGATTCTTCAGGCTGGACTTTCAATATAAACAATTGGGCAAGTGGGAAAAAATTCAAGGCTGGAGATAAACTAG TTTTCAAGTATAATCCGTCATTTCACAATGTTGTTGCTATTGATGAGGATGGCTACAATGGCTGCAGCACTGCCTCTCCAAGCTCCAAGATTTACTCCACTGGAAATGATGCAGTTAAGCTGTTGAAGGGTCATAACTACTTCATTTGTGGTGTGCCTGGCCACTGTGATATGGGCTTGAAGATTAGAGTTAATGCTTCCTAA